The Vicia villosa cultivar HV-30 ecotype Madison, WI linkage group LG1, Vvil1.0, whole genome shotgun sequence genome includes a region encoding these proteins:
- the LOC131623721 gene encoding dof zinc finger protein DOF3.1-like, with protein MGLSSKQVSSRGVDWNQTLLQDQTLELPKASPMRKQQHQQQQQNHQLEAVNCPRCDSTNTKFCYYNNYNKSQPRHFCRACKRHWTKGGTLRNVPVGGVRKNKRVKKSTTISTSSKTTISTSSKTTITTPTPTTSNATTTPSMYEPLIHPPSFFPSQNLMSTRDSSQGNNEEFGIGNGIFLSSSMDLPQNQSLIFPFSNSSSLRSSNAYNYGEEIKVMEDSSLNNTVMPSTSGAITQPWENIPATGNSGMEMSNYWSWEDIDSLVSTDLNVPWDDSDIKP; from the coding sequence ATGGGTTTGAGTTCTAAGCAAGTTTCTAGTAGAGGTGTTGATTGGAACCAAACCTTGTTACAAGATCAAACCTTAGAACTACCAAAAGCTTCACCTATGagaaaacaacaacatcaacaacaacaacaaaatcatcaactaGAAGCTGTGAATTGTCCAAGATGTGATTCTACAAACACCAAGTTTTGTTACTACAACAATTACAACAAGTCTCAACCTCGTCATTTCTGTAGAGCTTGTAAGAGACATTGGACTAAAGGTGGAACTCTAAGAAATGTTCCTGTTGGTGGTGTTAGAAAGAACAAAAGAGTAAAAAAATCAACTACTATTAGCACCTCCTCAAAAACTACTATTAGCACCTCCTCAAAAACTACTATTACCACCCCCACCCCCACCACCTCAAATGCCACAACCACACCTTCTATGTATGAACCTCTCATTCATCCACCATCTTTTTTTCCATCTCAGAATCTGATGAGTACTAGAGATTCATCACAAGGTAACAATGAAGAGTTTGGTATTGGTAATGGTATCTTTCTGAGTTCATCTATGGATTTACCTCAAAACCAAAGCCTTATATTCCCATTCTCAAACTCAAGCTCTTTGAGATCATCCAATGCATATAACTATGGAGAAGAGATAAAAGTCATGGAAGATTCATCTCTTAACAACACTGTAATGCCAAGTACTAGTGGTGCTATTACACAGCCATGGGAGAATATTCCCGCAACAGGAAATAGTGGCATGGAAATGTCAAACTATTGGAGTTGGGAGGATATTGATTCTTTGGTCTCAACTGATCTTAATGTTCCTTGGGATGATTCTGATATCAAACCCTAA